A genome region from Halorubellus sp. JP-L1 includes the following:
- the radA gene encoding DNA repair and recombination protein RadA: MVDADLEELPGVGPATADKLRDAGYTSFQGVAVAASGELSNQADVGESTASDIVQAAREQADIGGFESGAQVLERRNEIGKLSWQIDEVDDMLGGGVETQSITEVYGEFGAGKSQVTHQLSVNVQLPKEHGGLRGSVIFIDSEDTFRPERIDDMVRGLDDELIQATMDDRGIEGTPDDEDAMDELMEDVLEKIHVAKAFNSNHQMLLAEKAQELAKEHEDTDWPVRLLNVDSLTAHFRAEYVGRGELAERQQKLNKHLHDLDRVGNLYNCAVLVTNQVASNPDSFFGDPTQPIGGNILGHKSTFRMYLRKSKNDKRIVRLVDAPNLADAESVMRVTDKGLEPE, encoded by the coding sequence GGGCGTCGCCGTCGCCGCGAGCGGCGAACTCTCGAACCAGGCGGACGTCGGCGAGTCCACCGCGTCGGACATCGTGCAGGCGGCGCGCGAGCAGGCGGACATCGGCGGATTCGAGAGCGGCGCGCAGGTACTGGAGCGACGGAACGAGATCGGGAAGCTCTCCTGGCAGATCGACGAGGTGGACGACATGCTCGGCGGCGGCGTCGAGACCCAGTCGATCACCGAAGTGTACGGCGAGTTCGGGGCCGGGAAGTCCCAGGTCACGCACCAGCTCTCCGTGAACGTCCAGCTCCCCAAGGAGCACGGCGGCCTCCGCGGGAGCGTCATCTTCATCGACAGCGAGGACACGTTCCGCCCGGAGCGCATCGACGACATGGTGCGCGGACTCGACGACGAACTCATCCAGGCGACGATGGACGACCGCGGCATCGAGGGGACGCCCGACGACGAGGACGCGATGGACGAACTCATGGAGGACGTCCTCGAGAAGATCCACGTCGCGAAGGCGTTCAACTCGAACCACCAGATGCTGCTCGCGGAGAAGGCCCAGGAGCTCGCGAAGGAGCACGAGGACACCGACTGGCCGGTGCGCCTCCTGAACGTCGACTCGCTGACCGCGCACTTCCGCGCGGAGTACGTCGGCCGTGGCGAGCTCGCGGAACGCCAGCAGAAGCTGAACAAGCACCTGCACGACCTCGACCGCGTCGGGAACCTCTACAACTGCGCGGTGCTCGTGACGAACCAGGTCGCGTCGAACCCGGACTCGTTCTTCGGCGACCCGACGCAGCCGATCGGCGGGAACATCCTCGGCCACAAGTCGACGTTCCGGATGTACCTCCGGAAGTCCAAGAACGACAAGCGCATCGTGCGGCTCGTCGACGCGCCGAACCTCGCGGACGCCGAGTCCGTGATGCGCGTCACCGACAAGGGTCTCGAGCCGGAATAA
- the sufU gene encoding Fe-S cluster assembly sulfur transfer protein SufU, whose protein sequence is MGLGSDMYRQQILDHYKNPRNYGEIEEATFTHVGENPMCGDEITVDVVLEDDDETIEAVAFRGDGCAISQASASMLTSKLRGKTLDELDEMDRDDVIDMLGVDISPMRVKCAVLAEKVAQDGAAIYRGDIEDVDVTRTEEDDADVPDDA, encoded by the coding sequence ATGGGACTGGGATCGGACATGTACCGACAGCAGATCCTCGATCACTACAAGAACCCGCGCAACTACGGGGAGATCGAGGAGGCGACGTTCACGCACGTCGGCGAGAACCCGATGTGTGGCGACGAGATCACGGTCGACGTCGTCCTCGAGGACGACGACGAGACCATCGAAGCGGTCGCGTTCCGCGGCGACGGCTGCGCGATCTCGCAGGCGAGCGCGAGCATGCTCACGTCGAAGCTCCGCGGGAAGACGCTCGACGAACTCGACGAGATGGACCGCGACGACGTCATCGACATGCTCGGCGTCGACATCTCGCCGATGCGCGTCAAGTGCGCAGTCCTCGCGGAGAAGGTCGCACAGGACGGCGCCGCCATCTACCGGGGCGACATCGAGGACGTCGACGTCACGCGAACCGAAGAAGACGACGCCGACGTCCCCGACGACGCCTGA
- a CDS encoding LVIVD repeat-containing protein translates to MSQRGASGRWSRRCVLAGLAAAGSASVLVDDTTGDAGRAPGAFPTVEPAGRLDLDGVAEAVVGDDGETVYCALGDGFAVVDASNPFDPTVVHEDRDLRADGDAYSRMVSVMDVKVSGDRLLVPGPSAPPEFLSGFFLFDVSDPADPERVAFQDLEFGPHNAFVEGEFVYLTGSGEFGEPVVVYDVHDDDDPEEVARWTAADADDAWGTVPRTYRNCHDVFVQDDVLYVAYWDAGTWVVDVSDPTDPTAIARLGGHDPKYLAALDGLSAEFDELPGNSHSVLPNADASALFVSKEAHDVPTTLHEGGPGGIECWDLRALDVDGVEPSVESVLSPPAPRGDRTGSGWTAHNVGVDGDRLYTSWHGGGVRVYDVADLAEPLLLGEWRDPERTWFWTARPLESGFVATSYLQPQYSLRAQRQGDGARLYVFPDPDEDDAVPAPTMDRRPFPDPADATDDADAAADDDE, encoded by the coding sequence ATGAGCCAGCGTGGTGCATCGGGCCGCTGGTCGCGGCGGTGCGTCCTCGCCGGACTCGCAGCGGCCGGGTCGGCGAGCGTGCTCGTCGACGACACTACGGGCGATGCCGGGCGCGCGCCCGGGGCGTTCCCGACCGTCGAGCCAGCGGGGCGACTCGACCTCGACGGGGTCGCGGAGGCGGTCGTCGGCGACGACGGCGAGACCGTGTACTGCGCGCTCGGCGACGGGTTCGCGGTCGTCGACGCGAGCAATCCCTTCGATCCGACGGTCGTCCACGAGGACCGCGACCTGCGGGCGGACGGCGACGCGTACTCGCGGATGGTCTCGGTGATGGACGTGAAGGTGTCCGGCGACCGATTGCTCGTCCCCGGCCCGAGCGCGCCGCCGGAGTTCCTCTCGGGGTTCTTCCTGTTCGACGTGAGCGACCCCGCGGACCCAGAGCGCGTCGCGTTCCAGGACCTCGAGTTCGGCCCGCACAACGCCTTCGTAGAAGGCGAATTCGTCTACCTCACGGGGAGCGGCGAGTTCGGCGAACCCGTCGTCGTCTACGACGTACACGACGACGACGACCCGGAGGAGGTCGCGCGCTGGACGGCCGCGGACGCCGACGACGCCTGGGGGACCGTTCCGCGAACGTACCGGAACTGCCACGACGTGTTCGTCCAGGACGACGTGCTGTACGTCGCGTACTGGGACGCCGGAACGTGGGTCGTCGACGTCTCGGACCCGACGGACCCGACGGCGATCGCTCGACTCGGCGGGCACGACCCCAAGTACCTCGCGGCCCTCGACGGACTGTCGGCGGAGTTCGACGAACTCCCGGGGAACAGTCACTCCGTCCTCCCGAACGCGGACGCGTCCGCGCTGTTCGTCTCGAAGGAAGCCCACGACGTCCCGACGACGCTCCACGAGGGCGGTCCCGGCGGCATCGAATGCTGGGACCTCCGCGCGCTCGACGTCGACGGCGTGGAGCCGTCGGTCGAATCGGTGCTCAGTCCGCCAGCGCCCCGCGGCGACCGCACGGGGTCGGGGTGGACGGCGCACAACGTCGGCGTCGACGGCGACCGCCTCTACACGTCCTGGCACGGCGGTGGCGTCCGCGTCTACGACGTCGCCGACCTCGCAGAACCGCTGCTGCTGGGCGAGTGGCGCGACCCCGAGCGGACGTGGTTCTGGACCGCACGCCCACTCGAATCGGGATTCGTTGCGACGAGCTACCTGCAACCACAGTACTCGCTGCGCGCCCAGCGCCAAGGCGACGGCGCACGACTCTACGTCTTCCCAGACCCCGACGAGGACGACGCGGTCCCCGCCCCAACGATGGATCGCCGACCGTTCCCGGACCCCGCCGACGCGACCGACGACGCCGACGCGGCCGCTGACGACGACGAGTGA
- a CDS encoding alpha/beta fold hydrolase has product MDELHSADPDRSTDDAVVSGATTDGSPATESVDFLATFDALDDLERGTVRTNDVDTAYYRRGSGPPVVFVHPLGMSGTVWAPQLAALGDDYDVVAYDTRGHGHTGGSDVTSYDMHLYASDLRALLDALDVDRPVIVGSSMGGAVVQQYAATYPDDVAGVALVDTFSTTPLGVRGRLVMGFVQVLARLDRVVAYETLNRFQMRVYETLAPGSAGNGDAILDLMAADPPIAHRELVKAADACAAFPRSDLDPAAITAPTLVLYGDAIPGVLREMSTRLAATLLNADVDVRVVPGGGHGSIVDDPRFVTAAIREFVDGLA; this is encoded by the coding sequence ATGGACGAGTTGCACTCCGCGGACCCCGACCGGTCGACCGACGACGCGGTCGTGTCCGGCGCGACGACCGACGGGTCGCCAGCCACCGAATCAGTCGACTTCCTCGCGACGTTCGACGCGCTCGACGACCTCGAGCGCGGGACCGTCCGGACGAACGACGTCGACACCGCTTACTACCGGCGTGGGAGCGGGCCACCGGTCGTGTTCGTTCACCCGCTGGGGATGAGCGGCACGGTCTGGGCGCCCCAGCTGGCGGCCCTCGGCGACGACTACGACGTCGTCGCGTACGACACGCGCGGCCACGGCCACACGGGCGGGTCCGACGTGACGTCGTACGACATGCACCTGTACGCGAGCGACCTGCGCGCGCTCCTCGACGCGCTCGACGTCGACCGCCCCGTCATCGTCGGATCGTCGATGGGCGGCGCCGTCGTCCAGCAGTACGCCGCCACCTACCCCGACGACGTCGCCGGCGTCGCGCTCGTCGACACGTTCAGCACGACGCCGCTCGGCGTCCGCGGCCGCCTCGTCATGGGATTCGTCCAGGTACTCGCCCGGCTGGACCGCGTCGTCGCCTACGAGACCCTGAACCGCTTCCAGATGCGCGTCTACGAGACGCTCGCGCCCGGTTCCGCGGGGAACGGCGACGCCATCCTCGACCTCATGGCCGCCGACCCGCCCATCGCGCACCGCGAACTCGTCAAGGCGGCCGACGCCTGCGCCGCCTTCCCGCGCAGCGACCTCGATCCGGCCGCCATCACCGCGCCCACGCTCGTGCTCTACGGCGACGCGATACCAGGCGTCCTCAGGGAGATGTCCACGCGCCTCGCCGCCACCCTCCTGAACGCCGACGTCGACGTCCGCGTCGTTCCCGGTGGCGGCCACGGCTCCATCGTCGACGACCCCAGATTCGTCACTGCCGCTATCCGAGAGTTCGTCGACGGACTCGCCTAG